The sequence GCTCGCTGAAGCGCGTCGACGCAGTTAGCTGCAGAGGTCCCAGATACCGACCGAGCACCGCCGCAGGAGGCGAGTGCCACCGCGGACAACACGAGTGCCACCGGCCACCGCCGCCACCACTTAATCCTCACGCAGACCTCCCAACAGAAAATAACTGCTCCAACCGATAGGGATCCACAACCAATAGCTCACCACCCGGTAGAGTAAGACAGCAGCCAACATCGACGATGGGGCTCCACCAAAGGCCACCAACGCAACCGTGATCGACCCCTCAACCACTCCGAGCCCACCTGGGGTAATCGGAAGGTTGGCAGCGAGTGCACCAAGCACATAAGCAGCCGTGACCCCAACAAGACCAACGTGCGCATGGACAGCGACCAAACTCAAAACCAAGGTGGCGAGGTCAAAGAGCCAGTTCCCGAGTGCCCCAAGCGATGATTGAACGATAGCGCGCGGCCGGTAGCGGAGCTGTTGTGCCGTCAAAATACTGGACTGGCTGAATTGGCCCTTCACGTGTACGATACGGCGGAGGCGTGCGCCTACCTGTATCGCCACGACAAGCACTCGATCCATCCGGATGATCGCAGCGACCGCCAGCAGAAGCAATCCAAACAAAATCGCAATATCGACATTGCTGAGCACAGCTGTTGCCTGGGTATGTGCGACCAGTACCAGACCGAGCAGGACCAAAAGGGCAACGATGGCGAGTAGATTCCCACCAAGCAACGCCGCCGTCGCTTCAAGGGGGCTGCAACCCCTGCCTCGAAGCTTGCGATAGAGATACGCAACAGAAAAACCCGCGCCAAGCGGTATGGAATCATTCATGGCGATCGCCGCGAGAGAGGCTCCAAAGAACCACCGCCGTGTCAAACGTCCGAGACGAGTCGGCAAGAGATAGTACGTCATCAGCGAATAGGATAGATCCGAGAGAACCTCAAGGACAAAACCGATCACAATCAGCCCAAAATCCGCGTTCGACAGTGCCGCGGCGGTACCGCTGAGCTGGCCGCGCTCACTGTAGATGACCAAAGCGGCCACGACAAGGGCTATCAGACCGATGACTATCTGCACCCCACGGCGGGTCGAGGTCTTCATCGCCAAGGCGCTACTGGCCCTTGATCGTACTTCGTCGTCTTACCTACTCGCGTCACCGGTCATCATCAGTCTCTATTCTCAGCAGGTTAGAGGCCTACATGAGGGATTGCGCCCCTAGCGGTTGGCAGCCTGGCCAGGAGCGACTCATCTCGCAATACTCGTTACCAACTCCGGACGTTTGCCGGCCCCACCGACATTAGCGTGAATGATGACATCGGCTGCCTAGCTCTAGCAAAGGATTTGGGTGCAGATGGTCATCGATAACGAGAGGGAGGCGAGTGGCGGAATCTCCAACGGTCGCAATCGTTGGCGCAGGCATGGCTGGCTTGGCAGCTGCACACTACCTTGCGATCAACCACATTGACTTCCAGGTCTACGAAGCCTCAGATCGCCCAGGTGGCCGCGTTGCGACTGATCATGTCGACGGGCTGATCCTCGATCGGGGATTCCAGATCATCCTCGACGACTATCCAGAACTTCGTCGACTCATTTCGGTCGCAGAGCTGCCCTTACAGCATCTCTATCCGGGTGTCTATCTTCAACGCCCAGAAGGGCCACTCCTCCTCTCTGATCCTCGTCGCGTCCCTGGCACCTATCGAGCGACCTTCTCTGCTCTGGTCCGTCTCCTTCAGCTCCCGAACTGGCAATCCCTCCTTCACTTCATCACCACCCAGCATCCAACCATCGCTGATCTCGGAGGGCTGCTACCGCGCCCACTCTACGAGAGCGTTTTTGCACCGCTCTTTCGCGGAATCACCATCGACCCTGATCTCGTCGAGCCAGCAAGTTTTGCACGTTTTGTCTTGGGACGTCTCTTGAACGGTTACGCGAGTTTGCCGACCGAAGGAATGGCCCAATTGCCAGCCATCATCGCCCACACCCTTCCGGGAGGGATTCACTACCACCACCGGGCAGTCTCGGTGGCCAGTGGTCAACTGGGCTTTGAAAATGGAACAACGGTGTCCACAGACTGGACCATTTTGGCCGTAGATGCGCCGGCGCTGGGACCACTACTCGATCTCCATCTCCCAGCGATGCGTTCTGTTGGCTTTATCCATGTGCTCAGCAACCGCCGTCTCTTTGGCGTACCTGCCGTCGGGCTGCCACCACTTGGAAGTCCTATCTACACCGTTGCACCCATGAGCGACATCGCACCCAGCTACGTGAGCCACGATCCGGAACGGCACCTCATCACCGCATCCTGCGATCCGACGGTGCCCCCGGCCGAGGTGCGTAGTGCGCTGGCACTCGCGCTTAACTGTGGTCAAGAAGACCTAGACTTCGTCGAGTTTGGCGTTGTCGAGGCTGCCCTGCCGCGGAGCACACACAAGGTCAACGAGATAGGTCAACGTGTTCTTCTCGCCGGCGACCATCTTGGGACCCCTTCGCTCAACAGCGCTATCGAGTCAGGCCGGAGAGCAGCCGAACGCATCATACGGACTACCCAAAAGCCAATGAAGGAGCCAAAGACCGATGGCTAGGAGAAGCCCCCATCTTGAACTCAAGGCATCCTCGACCGGTTCGACCCGATCAGAGTTCCGTACCTTTGATGGACGTCGCGTCATGTGGATCTCATCGCGAGCAACGACGAGGCGGGGAGCGCTCTCCGAACGCGACGGGGAACGTATCGCCCATGCCGCCTCTACAGCGGCAAGCATCGGCGTGCCGATCGTCTGCGAACTCTCAACCTCGGGTGCTAAAATCCAAGATGGGGTCGCTGCACTGCATGGTTGGGGGGTTGCCGCACGCGCGCTCGCGCACTGTTCGGGTCAAGTACCTATTCTGATCGGCCTCACTGGGCCAGCAGTCTCAGGTCCCGCACTACTGCTCGGACTTGCCGACTACGTCGTCATGGCACCGGACTCATTCGCCTTCCTCAGTGGACCCCAGTCAGTCGCCGAATTCACCGGAGTCTCGGTGACAAATCAAGAACTTGGCGGCGCATCAGTCCTACTCAACCGCTCAGGTGTTGCTTTTGACGTCGCCAATGACCGACGTGATATCGAAGAATCAATCCTGAAACTCCTGAGCTATCTCCCAGACTCCACGAATGAACTCCCAACAAGAGTGGACTTCAACGACCCTGCCGGTGTCGACCTTGATGCGATCATCCCCGAACAGCCGACCGCCGCCTACGATGTTCGCGACCTTGTCAGTGGTATTGTCGATCAGGACACCTTCTATGAACTTCGGTCCACTTGGGCGAACCAACTCGTAACGGGACTCGCCCGCCTCGAGGGTCGCACCGTTGGAATTCTAGCAAATCAGCCCAAAATAATGGCGGGTACACTCGACATTCCCGCGGCGCAAAAAGGTGCTCGTTTCGTCCGTTTCTGCGACTCCTTCAATATCCCAATGATCACGCTCGTCGATACACCCGGCTTTTTGCCAGGCAAGGACGTCGAGTGGCGTGGCATGATTCGCCACGGTGCCGAACTCGCGTTCTCCTATGCCGCATGCAATGTACCACGCATCTGTCTCATCACGCGCAAAGCCTACGGAGGGGCGTATATCGTCATGGATTCCAAAGGGATCGGCAACGACCTCACCTTCGCATGGCCTTCAGCAGAGATCGCTGTCATGGGGGCACAAGGAGCCGTAGAGATCATCTACCGGCGTGCGCCTAATGAAGAACGACTCCGCCATCAACAAAAATACGAGGACGAGTATCTCACCCCCTGGATTGCTGCGGAACGAGGTTTTGTTGACAACGTGATTGAGCCGAATCGAACCAGGGCCCATCTTGTTCATGCCTTCGATCTTCTCGCTACCAAGAAGGAGCGGCTACGCAACGCAAAGCACGCGAATTCGCCGCTCTAGCCCTTCACTTCATCATCACCGACCGTTTTGCAAGGTTTCGT comes from Ferrimicrobium sp. and encodes:
- a CDS encoding YbhN family protein, producing MKTSTRRGVQIVIGLIALVVAALVIYSERGQLSGTAAALSNADFGLIVIGFVLEVLSDLSYSLMTYYLLPTRLGRLTRRWFFGASLAAIAMNDSIPLGAGFSVAYLYRKLRGRGCSPLEATAALLGGNLLAIVALLVLLGLVLVAHTQATAVLSNVDIAILFGLLLLAVAAIIRMDRVLVVAIQVGARLRRIVHVKGQFSQSSILTAQQLRYRPRAIVQSSLGALGNWLFDLATLVLSLVAVHAHVGLVGVTAAYVLGALAANLPITPGGLGVVEGSITVALVAFGGAPSSMLAAVLLYRVVSYWLWIPIGWSSYFLLGGLRED
- a CDS encoding FAD-dependent oxidoreductase; its protein translation is MAESPTVAIVGAGMAGLAAAHYLAINHIDFQVYEASDRPGGRVATDHVDGLILDRGFQIILDDYPELRRLISVAELPLQHLYPGVYLQRPEGPLLLSDPRRVPGTYRATFSALVRLLQLPNWQSLLHFITTQHPTIADLGGLLPRPLYESVFAPLFRGITIDPDLVEPASFARFVLGRLLNGYASLPTEGMAQLPAIIAHTLPGGIHYHHRAVSVASGQLGFENGTTVSTDWTILAVDAPALGPLLDLHLPAMRSVGFIHVLSNRRLFGVPAVGLPPLGSPIYTVAPMSDIAPSYVSHDPERHLITASCDPTVPPAEVRSALALALNCGQEDLDFVEFGVVEAALPRSTHKVNEIGQRVLLAGDHLGTPSLNSAIESGRRAAERIIRTTQKPMKEPKTDG
- a CDS encoding acyl-CoA carboxylase subunit beta; the encoded protein is MARRSPHLELKASSTGSTRSEFRTFDGRRVMWISSRATTRRGALSERDGERIAHAASTAASIGVPIVCELSTSGAKIQDGVAALHGWGVAARALAHCSGQVPILIGLTGPAVSGPALLLGLADYVVMAPDSFAFLSGPQSVAEFTGVSVTNQELGGASVLLNRSGVAFDVANDRRDIEESILKLLSYLPDSTNELPTRVDFNDPAGVDLDAIIPEQPTAAYDVRDLVSGIVDQDTFYELRSTWANQLVTGLARLEGRTVGILANQPKIMAGTLDIPAAQKGARFVRFCDSFNIPMITLVDTPGFLPGKDVEWRGMIRHGAELAFSYAACNVPRICLITRKAYGGAYIVMDSKGIGNDLTFAWPSAEIAVMGAQGAVEIIYRRAPNEERLRHQQKYEDEYLTPWIAAERGFVDNVIEPNRTRAHLVHAFDLLATKKERLRNAKHANSPL